The Bacteroides fragilis NCTC 9343 genome includes the window CTTGACGAAGCCCGCCCAATTGTGGAACAGTACGACGCTGTAACAAAATATCCCTACGTTCAGAACGGAAATAATCGAAGATAATATCGATGCGGTTATCAAACAGTCCCAGATCGAAACCGTAATTCTGCTTGTCCTCAATTTCCCAAGCCAGATAAGGAGCGGCGAAACGTCCTTCAACAATTCCGTTACCAATTCCGTTAGTTCCGCCCGTATCACCGATACCCTGCGTAAATCCGCCGGCATTGGTAGTAAAAGTGGGACGATACAAAAAACGTTCCTGTCCGGTTTTATCGTTACCAGTCCGCCCGACAGACGCTCTTAGCTTTAGTTTATTTACCACTTTTTTTATTGCTTCCGGATAAAATGATTCATTGGAAAGGTAATAAGCAGCACCTATTGCCGGAAAAAAGCCAAAACGATTGCCTTCAGCAAATGCCTCAGAACCGGTATAACCAAAATTACCTTCAATAAAGTAACGCCCATCATAGCCATATGTAGCACGTCCTACGAATCCTTGCTTACGGAATGGAAGGGGAACATTATGCTGTTGCGTTTCTTTTTGCATATATAGTAACATTGCTCCCACATCATGCTTTCCAAATGTACGCTTATAGTTGATAGATGCATCGATATAAATTTTCTTGGTAGCAGATGTCGCACTGTTTTTGGGATCTTGAATATCCGGATTACCCGATACTACTGTGGAAAAAATCAGCTGCCCTAATTCATCACGGCCTGTGGCATGGTATCGTGTCGGATTATACTCGCGACGAATAATCATCTCACTATCGTAGTCATAACTTACATTTAAGTTTGCAGACAAACCTTTAGTAATAAAATCAAGTTTCTGGTTGACATTTACTTTCGATTGTATACCTGTCCTATATTCTTTGGCATACCCGGAATTCATTAATAAGTTATAAGGGTTACGCATGTTCGCATCTCTTTCCTGGGCATACGTGGCTACGGTACCATCACTGTACACTGCGGGGAAAGCATAAGGAGGCGTGATTAACATAGAACGGAAAATGGTGGAAGTACCCGTTCCCGGATAATTATTAATAAGGTATTGCATAGCGAGATCTACCCCTACAGTAGTGGTGGAAGATACAGCCATATCGATATTCGAACGCAAGTTAAAACGGTCTATACCAATATTGGTATCATAAATCCCATTCGGCCTGTTCTTGAATAATCCGCTTTCGTTATAATAGGCTCCCGACACAAAATACTTGGCTTTCTCAGTACCGCCGCGTACATTGAGTGTATAGCGATGACTAAAGGTGTTCTTCCGGAGAAGTTCGTCAATCCAATTGGTATTGGGATACAAATCCGGATCGTCGTTGTTACGGTAATGGGCTATCAGTTCATCTGAAAACTGCGGTCCTTCACCATCATTACGCAATGCCTCATTATATAAACTAAGATAATCGGCAGAACCTACAAACTCAGGAAGGCGGGTAGGTGATGAAATGGTGTGTTCGGTCTTAAAAGATATTTTAGCTTTTTCAACACGGCCACGTTTAGTAGTCACCAATACTACACCGTTAGCTCCTTCTGCGCCGTAAATAGCAGTAGCAGCTGCATCTTTCAGAACAGAAAATGTTTCTATTTCATCCGGTTCAATATCGCTCATATTTCTCGGCACTCCGTCGACAAGTACGAGCGGAGAAGTTCCCCCGGCAAAAGTACTGACTCCACGAATCCAGAATTCAGCATTGTCATAACCGGGTTCTCCAGAACGTTGTACGGCGATCAGACCTGCTACCTGACCGGCAAGACTATTATTAAGGCTGCGGGAAGGAACAACAATATCTTTGGGCTTGATAGAACTCATGGAGACCACCACACTTTCCTTCTTCTGCTTACCGTAACCAACTATCACTACTTCATCGAGTGCTTTTGAGTCCTCATGCAAAACAACGTTGATATTACGACGTCCCTTTACTTTGATTTCTTCGGTATTATATCCCAAATATGAAACCAATAAAATGACATCGTCCGAGGGAAGCATCACTTCATAACGTCCTTCCATATTGGTAATGGCACCTATGGTAGGATTCCCTTTTACGACAACGTTAGCACCGATGATAGACTCACCTTTTGCATCAGTAACAACCCCGGTTACTTTAATTTTGTTTTTTTGCTGTGAAACCGAAGGTGTCGCAGAAGTCTCTTTTTTATAAATGATTATTTGACGGTCTTTAATGGTGAAACCATTATCGGTATGTGCCAGTAACTGCTCCAGTATTTTATCAACAGACTGGTTAACCACATTTACACTAACCTTCCGGTTTAAGTCAATAACACCGTCTCTATAAAAGATTATAAACTCACTATTCTTCTCTATTTCTTTAAAAACCTGTAATACGGTTTTCTCGGCAGATTGCATAGTAAAGACTTTGGTTTGAGAGTAAACACTTGAAGCATAAGCCATTTCGAATGCAAAAGTGAATAACAAAAACAAAAAAATACTTTTTATTGATAATAAAGTTCTTACTTTAGTCCTATCGGGACTAAAAATTCCATGATTATTCATACATTTGTACGATTTGATTAACAAATTTGTTTTTACGTAGTTTAATCTAATCAGGGGTTGGATGATATGAGGGTATTATCCAACCCTTTCTTTTAAAATTTAAGGTCCTTGTTTCATAGTATTAAAAATCACTTGGTTAATAAAAAATAATTATCTCTGGTCTCTATTTGTGCAGGTATAGTTTTACTTAATACTTCCAGAACATCCCGTAAATCGTCTCGTAAATCGAGCTTACCACTACAAGTCAATCCTATCAATCCGGAATCAGGTATGACACGCTTTCCATAATATCGAGATAGCTTTTCGGTTATGATTTCAATCTTCTCATGGTTGAAACAATAATAACCATCCACCCAACTTATATATTCAGACACATCTACTGTATTTACCCGTAGCCCGTCGTCTTGTCCGTCATAAGTCAACATATCATTGGGCTTCAGAACTTTTTTAGGATATTTATATGTATCCACTTCTACTTTACCTGATACTAGAACCACCGATTGATTTTTTGTAAAATCGTAAGCACTTACATTAAATTCCGTACCCAACACTTCTACTTCCATGCGATTGGTTTTCACAACGAAAGGATGCTTTTTATCAGGAGATACTTGAAGATAGACTTCTCCATTCACATAAATTTCCCGCTTATGTCCCGAAAACTCTGACGGGTATACTACACGGGTATTGGCATTTACGGCTACTCGGGTACCATCGGAGAAAGTTATGAAAGAACGTTTCCCCGAAGGAACAATTAATTGATTGTAACCGGTTTCATTTTCTTCGTCCAATTGGGTCTTTCCGGAACTAATAGCTATCTTACCACCTTCCTTGTAGTGCAACCTGCTTTCTTTCCCATCCATAACCAACTTACGTCCTTCCGATAAAATCAGCTGTATGTCATTACTGCTATCCGGCTCGGAAATACCGGCCAAACTGTAACAAGAACTTTCTTCATAAAATGAAATAAGTGAAAAAACAAAGTAACTGCTCAATGCCAACACTGATATGCAAGCAGCAATCCCGGCCACACGTAAGAAAAGCAACTGTTTTTTTCTTTTCACTCTTTTTTCCATCGCTACCTGCCGGCTAATTCGCTCCCAAAGTGTCCCCACTTCATCGTCTGTCATCCGTTTTTGAGGGCTTTCCGCCACAGCCATTAAAAAGCTTCGGGCCATACGTAATTCTCCGGCAAAAGTTTCATTTTCCTTTTCCAGTTGTGACCAGAACTTTTCACTTTGCTCCGTAGGGTGTTGCATCGAATCCAGGAAAGTCCCGTCATTCAACAAATCGGCAGCAGTATAATGTATATAGTGATTTTTCTCCATTTTCTTCTTTTCATAAAAAGACAAACAGAGTTTCGAAATCTAC containing:
- a CDS encoding SusC/RagA family TonB-linked outer membrane protein; the encoded protein is MNNHGIFSPDRTKVRTLLSIKSIFLFLLFTFAFEMAYASSVYSQTKVFTMQSAEKTVLQVFKEIEKNSEFIIFYRDGVIDLNRKVSVNVVNQSVDKILEQLLAHTDNGFTIKDRQIIIYKKETSATPSVSQQKNKIKVTGVVTDAKGESIIGANVVVKGNPTIGAITNMEGRYEVMLPSDDVILLVSYLGYNTEEIKVKGRRNINVVLHEDSKALDEVVIVGYGKQKKESVVVSMSSIKPKDIVVPSRSLNNSLAGQVAGLIAVQRSGEPGYDNAEFWIRGVSTFAGGTSPLVLVDGVPRNMSDIEPDEIETFSVLKDAAATAIYGAEGANGVVLVTTKRGRVEKAKISFKTEHTISSPTRLPEFVGSADYLSLYNEALRNDGEGPQFSDELIAHYRNNDDPDLYPNTNWIDELLRKNTFSHRYTLNVRGGTEKAKYFVSGAYYNESGLFKNRPNGIYDTNIGIDRFNLRSNIDMAVSSTTTVGVDLAMQYLINNYPGTGTSTIFRSMLITPPYAFPAVYSDGTVATYAQERDANMRNPYNLLMNSGYAKEYRTGIQSKVNVNQKLDFITKGLSANLNVSYDYDSEMIIRREYNPTRYHATGRDELGQLIFSTVVSGNPDIQDPKNSATSATKKIYIDASINYKRTFGKHDVGAMLLYMQKETQQHNVPLPFRKQGFVGRATYGYDGRYFIEGNFGYTGSEAFAEGNRFGFFPAIGAAYYLSNESFYPEAIKKVVNKLKLRASVGRTGNDKTGQERFLYRPTFTTNAGGFTQGIGDTGGTNGIGNGIVEGRFAAPYLAWEIEDKQNYGFDLGLFDNRIDIIFDYFRSERRDILLQRRTVPQLGGLRQDPWQNFGKVRNQGIDMSMNLNQQIGKLKLSARGTFTFTRNKILEYDELPQKYGYQAVTGTRVSENTLYIADRLYTEDDFIVSTNANGLKTYKLRSELPRPTLGGLIGPGDIKYVDVNGDGVIDSYDQVRGVGNPSTPEIIYGFGLNAEYKGFYASIFFQGAGNTSVLLGGATSEGWYPFSWGVDQSNYRTFALDRWTENNPSQDVIIPRLHKNNANNANNRVASTWWLRNGSFLRLKNIEFGYQLPKKFMDKIGFEAARIYIMGYNLAVWDDIKYFDPEAGNANAGLNYPLPRTFTLGLDFTF
- a CDS encoding FecR family protein yields the protein MEKNHYIHYTAADLLNDGTFLDSMQHPTEQSEKFWSQLEKENETFAGELRMARSFLMAVAESPQKRMTDDEVGTLWERISRQVAMEKRVKRKKQLLFLRVAGIAACISVLALSSYFVFSLISFYEESSCYSLAGISEPDSSNDIQLILSEGRKLVMDGKESRLHYKEGGKIAISSGKTQLDEENETGYNQLIVPSGKRSFITFSDGTRVAVNANTRVVYPSEFSGHKREIYVNGEVYLQVSPDKKHPFVVKTNRMEVEVLGTEFNVSAYDFTKNQSVVLVSGKVEVDTYKYPKKVLKPNDMLTYDGQDDGLRVNTVDVSEYISWVDGYYCFNHEKIEIITEKLSRYYGKRVIPDSGLIGLTCSGKLDLRDDLRDVLEVLSKTIPAQIETRDNYFLLTK